One Orcinus orca chromosome 7, mOrcOrc1.1, whole genome shotgun sequence genomic window carries:
- the STK11IP gene encoding serine/threonine-protein kinase 11-interacting protein isoform X2 codes for MTTAPRDSLVWKLAGLLRDAVLSGRSTLSLLTAALQQLNHVFELHLGPWGPGQTGFVALPSHPADSPVILQLQFLFDVLQKTLSLKLVHVPGLGLPGPIKIFPFKSLRQLELRGVPLHCLHGLRAIYSQLETLICSRSLQALEELLSACGGDLCSALPWLALLSADFSYNTLTALDSSLRLLSALRFLNLSHNQVQDCEGFLMDLSELCHLDISYNHLRLVPRMGPSGAALGTLILRGNELQSLHGLEQLRNLRHLDVAYNLLERHRELSPLWLLAELRKLCLEGNPLWFHPEHRAATARCLSPRARDAAAGFLLDGKALSLTDFQTSPSSGLGPMAPPLPRPVGSTTETSGGADLSDSPSSGGVVVQPPVRKVKSRVRVRRASISEPSDTDPEPRTLDPSPAGWFVQQHRELELMNSFRDRFGRDWLQYRNHLQASGTPALGTLRPGTPSPETVCSPPPPETESAQEEAEEVGVEPEPQEEEEGGEEEEEEEEGQEPRGVEVELCHPMLVCPLEGPEGLRGRECFLWVTAGHLFEVELQAARTLERLELQSLEAAEIEAETQTQSEPVPEGSDPRPGGPVLVLRFSYICPERQLRRYVVLEPDAQAAVQELLAVLTPAATLGKQQLGEARDPPGGRLQCLRCGHEFKPEEPRSGLDGEEGWRPLFRKTESPAVCPNCGSDHVVLLSPGTPSGKQRQGEQSPAPSQSPSPAHGPPGHSVYGTRAGSAPSQAPASRDRHSWSLSPPPERRGLRSVDHRLRLFLDVEVFTDAQEEFQCCLKVPVVLAGHPGEFLCLAVVSDHRLYVLKVTGEIRGPPAGWLQPTLAIPLQDLSSIELGLAGQSLRLEWAAGAGGCVLLPRDARHCRAFLEELTDVLQSLPPTRRSSVSATEEEVTPKHRLWPLLETDPSLEPLRFFYLRAFLVEGPSTCPVSLLLTLSTLYLLEEDPIGSQAEAPLPAASGEASEKAPPPGPGPSVRVREQQALSSLSSVLLYRVAPEHLRLVFYDEVSRLESFWALHVVCPEQLTALLAWIREPWEELFSIGLRTVTQEALDLGQ; via the exons ATGACTACCGCCCCGCGGGACTCTCTGGTGTGGAAGCTCGCTGGGCTGCTGC GGGATGCAGTCCTGTCTGGCCGTAGCACCCTGAGCCTGCTCACTGCCGCACTGCAGCAGCTGAACCACGTATTTGAGCTGCACCTGGGGCCATGGGGCCCTGGCCAGACAGGCTTTGTGGCTCTGCCTTCCCACCCTGCCGACTCTCCCGTCATCCTCCAGCTTCAGTTCCTCTTCGACGTGCTGCAGAAAACACTTTCACTCAAG ctggtcCATGTCCCAGGTCTTGGCCTCCCAGGGCCCATCAAAATCTTTCCATTCAAGTCCCTTCGGCAGCTGGAG CTCCGAGGTGTCCCCCTCCACTGCCTCCATGGCCTCCGTGCCATCTATTCCCAGCTGGAGACCCTGATTTGCAGCAGGAGCCTCCAGGCATTAGAG GAGCTCCTTTCAGCCTGCGGTGGGGACCTCTGCTCCGCCCTGCCCTGGCTGGCTCTGCTCTCTGCCGACTTCAGCTACAACACTCTGACTGCCTTGGACAGCTCCCTG CGTCTCTTGTCAGCTCTGCGCTTCTTGAACCTGAGCCACAATCAGGTCCAGGACTGTGAGGGTTTCCTGATG GACTTGTCTGAGCTCTGCCATCTGGACATCTCCTATAACCATCTGCGTCTGGTGCCGAGAATGGGACCCTCGGGGGCTGCTCTGGGGACCCTGATACTACGAGGCAATGAGCTCCAGAGCCTGCACG gcctggaGCAGCTGCGGAACCTGCGGCACCTGGATGTGGCCTACAACCTGCTGGAAAGACACAGGGAGCTGTCGCCACTGTGGCTGCTGGCTGAGCTCCGCAAG CTCTGCCTGGAGGGGAACCCTTTGTGGTTCCACCCTGAGCACCGAGCGGCCACCGCCCGGTGCTTGTCGCCCCGTGCCAGGGACGCTGCTGCTGGG TTCCTTCTTGATGGGAAGGCCTTGTCACTGACTGATTTTCAG ACCTCCCCATCCTCAGGCCTTGGCCCCatggccccacctctgccccgGCCGGTGGGGAGTACCACAGAAACCTCCGGCGGCGCTGACTTGAGTGACAGCCCCTCGTCGGGGGGCGTTGTGGTCCAGCCCCCGGTTCGTAAGGTTAAG AGCCGAGTCCGTGTGAGGCGGGCGAGTATCTCGGAACCCAGTGATACGGACCCGGAGCCCCGGACTCTGGACCCCTCCCCGGCTG GGTGGTTTGTGCAGCAGCATCGGGAACTGGAGCTCATGAACAGCTTCCGGGACCGCTTTGGCCGTGACTGGCTGCAGTACAGGAATCACCTGCAGGCCTCCGGGACCCCTGCCCTAGGCACCCTGCGTCCGGGCACCCCGAGCCCAGAGACTGTATGCAGCCCTCCGCCCCCTGAGACGGAGTCTGcacaggaagaggcagaggaggtTGGGGTGGAGCCGGAGccacaggaggaagaggagggaggggaagaggaagaggaggaggaggaggggcaggagccACGCGGAGTGGAGG TGGAGCTCTGCCACCCCATGTTGGTGTGTCCCCTGGAGGGGCCCGAGGGCTTGCGGGGCAGGGAATGCTTTCTCTGGGTCACTGCTGGCCACCTGTTTGAGGTGGAGCTCCAAGCAGCTCGAACCCTGGAACGGCTTGAGCTCCAGAGTCTGGAGGCAGCTGAGATAGAGGCTGAGACCCAGACCCAGAGCGAGCCGGTGCCCGAG GGCTCAGATCCACGCCCTGGGGGCCCCGTCCTCGTTCTCCGCTTCTCCTACATCTGCCCCGAGCGGCAGTTGCGTCGCTATGTGGTGCTGGAGCCAGATGCCCAGGCCGCTGTCCAG GAGCTGCTGGCTGTGTTGACCCCAGCAGCCACCTTGGGGAAGCAGCAGCTTGGGGAGGCGAGGGACCCTCCCGGCGGCAGACTCCAGTGTCTGCGCTGTGGCCACGAGTTCAAGCCAGAGGAGCCCAGGTCGGGACTGGACGGTGAGGAAGGCTGGAGGCCTCTGTTCCGGAAGACAG AATCGCCTGCTGTGTGTCCAAACTGTGGCAGTGATCACGTGGTTCTCCTGTCCCCTGGAACCCCCAGTGGGAAACAGAGGCAGGGAGAGCAATCGCCGGCCCCCTCGCAGTCTCCGAGCCCCGCCCATGGCCCTCCTGGCCACAGTGTGTACGGCACCAGGGCCGGCAGTGCCCCATCTCAGGCACCAGCCTCCCGTGACCGCCACAGTTGGAGCCTCAGCCCCC CCCCTGAGCGCCGTGGCCTCCGCTCTGTGGACCACCGACTCCGGCTCTTCCTGGACGTTGAGGTGTTCACCGATGCCCAAGAGGAGTTCCAGTGCTGCCTCAAG GTGCCAGTGGTGTTGGCAGGGCACCCTGGGGAGTTTCTGTGTCTCGCGGTTGTGTCTGATCATAGGCTCTACGTGTTGAAGGTGACAGGGGAGATCCG CGGGCCTCCGGCTGGCTGGCTGCAGCCGACCCTGGCCATTCCCCTGCAGGATCTGAGTAGCATAGAGCTGGGCCTGGCAGGGCAGAGCCTGCGGCTGGAGTGGGCGGCCGGGGCAGGTGGCTGTGTCCTGCTGCCCCGAGATGCCAGGCACTGCCgggccttcctggaggagcttacgg ATGTCTTGCAGTCTCTGCCCCCCACCCGGAGGAGCAGTGTCAGCGCCACGGAGGAGGAGGTGACCCCGAAGCATCGGCTCTG gccGTTGCTAGAGACAGACCCTTCCTTGGAGCCTCTCCGGTTCTTCTATCTTCGGGCATTCCTGGTTGAAG GGCCTTCTACCTGCCCTGTGTCCCTGTTGCTGACTCTGTCCACCCTGTACCTGTTGGAGGAGGACCCTATAGGGTCCCAGGCAGAGGCCCCTCTTCCAGCGGCATCGGGCGAAGCCTCTGAGAAGGCCCCACCCCCCGGGCCAGGTCCTTCAGTGCGTGTCAGGGAGCAGCAGGCACTCAGCAGCCTGAGCTCCGTGCTGCTGTATCGCGTGGCCCCAGAGCACCTGCGGCTGGTCTTCTACGACGAG GTGTCCCGGCTGGAGAGCTTTTGGGCACTCCATGTTGTGTGTCCGGAGCAGCTGACGGCCCTGCTGGCCTGGATCCGGGAGCCCTGGGAGGAGTTGTTTTCCATCGGACTTCGAACTGTGACCCAAGAGGCTCTAGACCTTGGCCAGTGA
- the STK11IP gene encoding serine/threonine-protein kinase 11-interacting protein isoform X3, giving the protein MTTAPRDSLVWKLAGLLRESGDAVLSGRSTLSLLTAALQQLNHVFELHLGPWGPGQTGFVALPSHPADSPVILQLQFLFDVLQKTLSLKLVHVPGLGLPGPIKIFPFKSLRQLELRGVPLHCLHGLRAIYSQLETLICSRSLQALEELLSACGGDLCSALPWLALLSADFSYNTLTALDSSLRLLSALRFLNLSHNQVQDCEGFLMDLSELCHLDISYNHLRLVPRMGPSGAALGTLILRGNELQSLHGLEQLRNLRHLDVAYNLLERHRELSPLWLLAELRKLCLEGNPLWFHPEHRAATARCLSPRARDAAAGFLLDGKALSLTDFQTSPSSGLGPMAPPLPRPVGSTTETSGGADLSDSPSSGGVVVQPPVRKVKSRVRVRRASISEPSDTDPEPRTLDPSPAGWFVQQHRELELMNSFRDRFGRDWLQYRNHLQASGTPALGTLRPGTPSPETVCSPPPPETESAQEEAEEVGVEPEPQEEEEGGEEEEEEEEGQEPRGVEVELCHPMLVCPLEGPEGLRGRECFLWVTAGHLFEVELQAARTLERLELQSLEAAEIEAETQTQSEPVPEELLAVLTPAATLGKQQLGEARDPPGGRLQCLRCGHEFKPEEPRSGLDGEEGWRPLFRKTESPAVCPNCGSDHVVLLSPGTPSGKQRQGEQSPAPSQSPSPAHGPPGHSVYGTRAGSAPSQAPASRDRHSWSLSPPPERRGLRSVDHRLRLFLDVEVFTDAQEEFQCCLKVPVVLAGHPGEFLCLAVVSDHRLYVLKVTGEIRGPPAGWLQPTLAIPLQDLSSIELGLAGQSLRLEWAAGAGGCVLLPRDARHCRAFLEELTDVLQSLPPTRRSSVSATEEEVTPKHRLWPLLETDPSLEPLRFFYLRAFLVEGPSTCPVSLLLTLSTLYLLEEDPIGSQAEAPLPAASGEASEKAPPPGPGPSVRVREQQALSSLSSVLLYRVAPEHLRLVFYDEVSRLESFWALHVVCPEQLTALLAWIREPWEELFSIGLRTVTQEALDLGQ; this is encoded by the exons ATGACTACCGCCCCGCGGGACTCTCTGGTGTGGAAGCTCGCTGGGCTGCTGCGTGAGTCCG GGGATGCAGTCCTGTCTGGCCGTAGCACCCTGAGCCTGCTCACTGCCGCACTGCAGCAGCTGAACCACGTATTTGAGCTGCACCTGGGGCCATGGGGCCCTGGCCAGACAGGCTTTGTGGCTCTGCCTTCCCACCCTGCCGACTCTCCCGTCATCCTCCAGCTTCAGTTCCTCTTCGACGTGCTGCAGAAAACACTTTCACTCAAG ctggtcCATGTCCCAGGTCTTGGCCTCCCAGGGCCCATCAAAATCTTTCCATTCAAGTCCCTTCGGCAGCTGGAG CTCCGAGGTGTCCCCCTCCACTGCCTCCATGGCCTCCGTGCCATCTATTCCCAGCTGGAGACCCTGATTTGCAGCAGGAGCCTCCAGGCATTAGAG GAGCTCCTTTCAGCCTGCGGTGGGGACCTCTGCTCCGCCCTGCCCTGGCTGGCTCTGCTCTCTGCCGACTTCAGCTACAACACTCTGACTGCCTTGGACAGCTCCCTG CGTCTCTTGTCAGCTCTGCGCTTCTTGAACCTGAGCCACAATCAGGTCCAGGACTGTGAGGGTTTCCTGATG GACTTGTCTGAGCTCTGCCATCTGGACATCTCCTATAACCATCTGCGTCTGGTGCCGAGAATGGGACCCTCGGGGGCTGCTCTGGGGACCCTGATACTACGAGGCAATGAGCTCCAGAGCCTGCACG gcctggaGCAGCTGCGGAACCTGCGGCACCTGGATGTGGCCTACAACCTGCTGGAAAGACACAGGGAGCTGTCGCCACTGTGGCTGCTGGCTGAGCTCCGCAAG CTCTGCCTGGAGGGGAACCCTTTGTGGTTCCACCCTGAGCACCGAGCGGCCACCGCCCGGTGCTTGTCGCCCCGTGCCAGGGACGCTGCTGCTGGG TTCCTTCTTGATGGGAAGGCCTTGTCACTGACTGATTTTCAG ACCTCCCCATCCTCAGGCCTTGGCCCCatggccccacctctgccccgGCCGGTGGGGAGTACCACAGAAACCTCCGGCGGCGCTGACTTGAGTGACAGCCCCTCGTCGGGGGGCGTTGTGGTCCAGCCCCCGGTTCGTAAGGTTAAG AGCCGAGTCCGTGTGAGGCGGGCGAGTATCTCGGAACCCAGTGATACGGACCCGGAGCCCCGGACTCTGGACCCCTCCCCGGCTG GGTGGTTTGTGCAGCAGCATCGGGAACTGGAGCTCATGAACAGCTTCCGGGACCGCTTTGGCCGTGACTGGCTGCAGTACAGGAATCACCTGCAGGCCTCCGGGACCCCTGCCCTAGGCACCCTGCGTCCGGGCACCCCGAGCCCAGAGACTGTATGCAGCCCTCCGCCCCCTGAGACGGAGTCTGcacaggaagaggcagaggaggtTGGGGTGGAGCCGGAGccacaggaggaagaggagggaggggaagaggaagaggaggaggaggaggggcaggagccACGCGGAGTGGAGG TGGAGCTCTGCCACCCCATGTTGGTGTGTCCCCTGGAGGGGCCCGAGGGCTTGCGGGGCAGGGAATGCTTTCTCTGGGTCACTGCTGGCCACCTGTTTGAGGTGGAGCTCCAAGCAGCTCGAACCCTGGAACGGCTTGAGCTCCAGAGTCTGGAGGCAGCTGAGATAGAGGCTGAGACCCAGACCCAGAGCGAGCCGGTGCCCGAG GAGCTGCTGGCTGTGTTGACCCCAGCAGCCACCTTGGGGAAGCAGCAGCTTGGGGAGGCGAGGGACCCTCCCGGCGGCAGACTCCAGTGTCTGCGCTGTGGCCACGAGTTCAAGCCAGAGGAGCCCAGGTCGGGACTGGACGGTGAGGAAGGCTGGAGGCCTCTGTTCCGGAAGACAG AATCGCCTGCTGTGTGTCCAAACTGTGGCAGTGATCACGTGGTTCTCCTGTCCCCTGGAACCCCCAGTGGGAAACAGAGGCAGGGAGAGCAATCGCCGGCCCCCTCGCAGTCTCCGAGCCCCGCCCATGGCCCTCCTGGCCACAGTGTGTACGGCACCAGGGCCGGCAGTGCCCCATCTCAGGCACCAGCCTCCCGTGACCGCCACAGTTGGAGCCTCAGCCCCC CCCCTGAGCGCCGTGGCCTCCGCTCTGTGGACCACCGACTCCGGCTCTTCCTGGACGTTGAGGTGTTCACCGATGCCCAAGAGGAGTTCCAGTGCTGCCTCAAG GTGCCAGTGGTGTTGGCAGGGCACCCTGGGGAGTTTCTGTGTCTCGCGGTTGTGTCTGATCATAGGCTCTACGTGTTGAAGGTGACAGGGGAGATCCG CGGGCCTCCGGCTGGCTGGCTGCAGCCGACCCTGGCCATTCCCCTGCAGGATCTGAGTAGCATAGAGCTGGGCCTGGCAGGGCAGAGCCTGCGGCTGGAGTGGGCGGCCGGGGCAGGTGGCTGTGTCCTGCTGCCCCGAGATGCCAGGCACTGCCgggccttcctggaggagcttacgg ATGTCTTGCAGTCTCTGCCCCCCACCCGGAGGAGCAGTGTCAGCGCCACGGAGGAGGAGGTGACCCCGAAGCATCGGCTCTG gccGTTGCTAGAGACAGACCCTTCCTTGGAGCCTCTCCGGTTCTTCTATCTTCGGGCATTCCTGGTTGAAG GGCCTTCTACCTGCCCTGTGTCCCTGTTGCTGACTCTGTCCACCCTGTACCTGTTGGAGGAGGACCCTATAGGGTCCCAGGCAGAGGCCCCTCTTCCAGCGGCATCGGGCGAAGCCTCTGAGAAGGCCCCACCCCCCGGGCCAGGTCCTTCAGTGCGTGTCAGGGAGCAGCAGGCACTCAGCAGCCTGAGCTCCGTGCTGCTGTATCGCGTGGCCCCAGAGCACCTGCGGCTGGTCTTCTACGACGAG GTGTCCCGGCTGGAGAGCTTTTGGGCACTCCATGTTGTGTGTCCGGAGCAGCTGACGGCCCTGCTGGCCTGGATCCGGGAGCCCTGGGAGGAGTTGTTTTCCATCGGACTTCGAACTGTGACCCAAGAGGCTCTAGACCTTGGCCAGTGA
- the STK11IP gene encoding serine/threonine-protein kinase 11-interacting protein isoform X1 — MTTAPRDSLVWKLAGLLRESGDAVLSGRSTLSLLTAALQQLNHVFELHLGPWGPGQTGFVALPSHPADSPVILQLQFLFDVLQKTLSLKLVHVPGLGLPGPIKIFPFKSLRQLELRGVPLHCLHGLRAIYSQLETLICSRSLQALEELLSACGGDLCSALPWLALLSADFSYNTLTALDSSLRLLSALRFLNLSHNQVQDCEGFLMDLSELCHLDISYNHLRLVPRMGPSGAALGTLILRGNELQSLHGLEQLRNLRHLDVAYNLLERHRELSPLWLLAELRKLCLEGNPLWFHPEHRAATARCLSPRARDAAAGFLLDGKALSLTDFQTSPSSGLGPMAPPLPRPVGSTTETSGGADLSDSPSSGGVVVQPPVRKVKSRVRVRRASISEPSDTDPEPRTLDPSPAGWFVQQHRELELMNSFRDRFGRDWLQYRNHLQASGTPALGTLRPGTPSPETVCSPPPPETESAQEEAEEVGVEPEPQEEEEGGEEEEEEEEGQEPRGVEVELCHPMLVCPLEGPEGLRGRECFLWVTAGHLFEVELQAARTLERLELQSLEAAEIEAETQTQSEPVPEGSDPRPGGPVLVLRFSYICPERQLRRYVVLEPDAQAAVQELLAVLTPAATLGKQQLGEARDPPGGRLQCLRCGHEFKPEEPRSGLDGEEGWRPLFRKTESPAVCPNCGSDHVVLLSPGTPSGKQRQGEQSPAPSQSPSPAHGPPGHSVYGTRAGSAPSQAPASRDRHSWSLSPPPERRGLRSVDHRLRLFLDVEVFTDAQEEFQCCLKVPVVLAGHPGEFLCLAVVSDHRLYVLKVTGEIRGPPAGWLQPTLAIPLQDLSSIELGLAGQSLRLEWAAGAGGCVLLPRDARHCRAFLEELTDVLQSLPPTRRSSVSATEEEVTPKHRLWPLLETDPSLEPLRFFYLRAFLVEGPSTCPVSLLLTLSTLYLLEEDPIGSQAEAPLPAASGEASEKAPPPGPGPSVRVREQQALSSLSSVLLYRVAPEHLRLVFYDEVSRLESFWALHVVCPEQLTALLAWIREPWEELFSIGLRTVTQEALDLGQ; from the exons ATGACTACCGCCCCGCGGGACTCTCTGGTGTGGAAGCTCGCTGGGCTGCTGCGTGAGTCCG GGGATGCAGTCCTGTCTGGCCGTAGCACCCTGAGCCTGCTCACTGCCGCACTGCAGCAGCTGAACCACGTATTTGAGCTGCACCTGGGGCCATGGGGCCCTGGCCAGACAGGCTTTGTGGCTCTGCCTTCCCACCCTGCCGACTCTCCCGTCATCCTCCAGCTTCAGTTCCTCTTCGACGTGCTGCAGAAAACACTTTCACTCAAG ctggtcCATGTCCCAGGTCTTGGCCTCCCAGGGCCCATCAAAATCTTTCCATTCAAGTCCCTTCGGCAGCTGGAG CTCCGAGGTGTCCCCCTCCACTGCCTCCATGGCCTCCGTGCCATCTATTCCCAGCTGGAGACCCTGATTTGCAGCAGGAGCCTCCAGGCATTAGAG GAGCTCCTTTCAGCCTGCGGTGGGGACCTCTGCTCCGCCCTGCCCTGGCTGGCTCTGCTCTCTGCCGACTTCAGCTACAACACTCTGACTGCCTTGGACAGCTCCCTG CGTCTCTTGTCAGCTCTGCGCTTCTTGAACCTGAGCCACAATCAGGTCCAGGACTGTGAGGGTTTCCTGATG GACTTGTCTGAGCTCTGCCATCTGGACATCTCCTATAACCATCTGCGTCTGGTGCCGAGAATGGGACCCTCGGGGGCTGCTCTGGGGACCCTGATACTACGAGGCAATGAGCTCCAGAGCCTGCACG gcctggaGCAGCTGCGGAACCTGCGGCACCTGGATGTGGCCTACAACCTGCTGGAAAGACACAGGGAGCTGTCGCCACTGTGGCTGCTGGCTGAGCTCCGCAAG CTCTGCCTGGAGGGGAACCCTTTGTGGTTCCACCCTGAGCACCGAGCGGCCACCGCCCGGTGCTTGTCGCCCCGTGCCAGGGACGCTGCTGCTGGG TTCCTTCTTGATGGGAAGGCCTTGTCACTGACTGATTTTCAG ACCTCCCCATCCTCAGGCCTTGGCCCCatggccccacctctgccccgGCCGGTGGGGAGTACCACAGAAACCTCCGGCGGCGCTGACTTGAGTGACAGCCCCTCGTCGGGGGGCGTTGTGGTCCAGCCCCCGGTTCGTAAGGTTAAG AGCCGAGTCCGTGTGAGGCGGGCGAGTATCTCGGAACCCAGTGATACGGACCCGGAGCCCCGGACTCTGGACCCCTCCCCGGCTG GGTGGTTTGTGCAGCAGCATCGGGAACTGGAGCTCATGAACAGCTTCCGGGACCGCTTTGGCCGTGACTGGCTGCAGTACAGGAATCACCTGCAGGCCTCCGGGACCCCTGCCCTAGGCACCCTGCGTCCGGGCACCCCGAGCCCAGAGACTGTATGCAGCCCTCCGCCCCCTGAGACGGAGTCTGcacaggaagaggcagaggaggtTGGGGTGGAGCCGGAGccacaggaggaagaggagggaggggaagaggaagaggaggaggaggaggggcaggagccACGCGGAGTGGAGG TGGAGCTCTGCCACCCCATGTTGGTGTGTCCCCTGGAGGGGCCCGAGGGCTTGCGGGGCAGGGAATGCTTTCTCTGGGTCACTGCTGGCCACCTGTTTGAGGTGGAGCTCCAAGCAGCTCGAACCCTGGAACGGCTTGAGCTCCAGAGTCTGGAGGCAGCTGAGATAGAGGCTGAGACCCAGACCCAGAGCGAGCCGGTGCCCGAG GGCTCAGATCCACGCCCTGGGGGCCCCGTCCTCGTTCTCCGCTTCTCCTACATCTGCCCCGAGCGGCAGTTGCGTCGCTATGTGGTGCTGGAGCCAGATGCCCAGGCCGCTGTCCAG GAGCTGCTGGCTGTGTTGACCCCAGCAGCCACCTTGGGGAAGCAGCAGCTTGGGGAGGCGAGGGACCCTCCCGGCGGCAGACTCCAGTGTCTGCGCTGTGGCCACGAGTTCAAGCCAGAGGAGCCCAGGTCGGGACTGGACGGTGAGGAAGGCTGGAGGCCTCTGTTCCGGAAGACAG AATCGCCTGCTGTGTGTCCAAACTGTGGCAGTGATCACGTGGTTCTCCTGTCCCCTGGAACCCCCAGTGGGAAACAGAGGCAGGGAGAGCAATCGCCGGCCCCCTCGCAGTCTCCGAGCCCCGCCCATGGCCCTCCTGGCCACAGTGTGTACGGCACCAGGGCCGGCAGTGCCCCATCTCAGGCACCAGCCTCCCGTGACCGCCACAGTTGGAGCCTCAGCCCCC CCCCTGAGCGCCGTGGCCTCCGCTCTGTGGACCACCGACTCCGGCTCTTCCTGGACGTTGAGGTGTTCACCGATGCCCAAGAGGAGTTCCAGTGCTGCCTCAAG GTGCCAGTGGTGTTGGCAGGGCACCCTGGGGAGTTTCTGTGTCTCGCGGTTGTGTCTGATCATAGGCTCTACGTGTTGAAGGTGACAGGGGAGATCCG CGGGCCTCCGGCTGGCTGGCTGCAGCCGACCCTGGCCATTCCCCTGCAGGATCTGAGTAGCATAGAGCTGGGCCTGGCAGGGCAGAGCCTGCGGCTGGAGTGGGCGGCCGGGGCAGGTGGCTGTGTCCTGCTGCCCCGAGATGCCAGGCACTGCCgggccttcctggaggagcttacgg ATGTCTTGCAGTCTCTGCCCCCCACCCGGAGGAGCAGTGTCAGCGCCACGGAGGAGGAGGTGACCCCGAAGCATCGGCTCTG gccGTTGCTAGAGACAGACCCTTCCTTGGAGCCTCTCCGGTTCTTCTATCTTCGGGCATTCCTGGTTGAAG GGCCTTCTACCTGCCCTGTGTCCCTGTTGCTGACTCTGTCCACCCTGTACCTGTTGGAGGAGGACCCTATAGGGTCCCAGGCAGAGGCCCCTCTTCCAGCGGCATCGGGCGAAGCCTCTGAGAAGGCCCCACCCCCCGGGCCAGGTCCTTCAGTGCGTGTCAGGGAGCAGCAGGCACTCAGCAGCCTGAGCTCCGTGCTGCTGTATCGCGTGGCCCCAGAGCACCTGCGGCTGGTCTTCTACGACGAG GTGTCCCGGCTGGAGAGCTTTTGGGCACTCCATGTTGTGTGTCCGGAGCAGCTGACGGCCCTGCTGGCCTGGATCCGGGAGCCCTGGGAGGAGTTGTTTTCCATCGGACTTCGAACTGTGACCCAAGAGGCTCTAGACCTTGGCCAGTGA